The genomic segment ATATTAACGTGGCGTAAACTGGTGCGGGACTTTGAAAAGTCAGCATTATTTTATATGTGACCAgaagcttttgtttttatgtgaaTTAATACTTACTTATATATGACGCAGACCATCAATCGCTGAAAATGCTCGCAATATTCTGTGTCATTTTACGTCATGGTCATATGTTCGTCACGATAAAAAACATCGACCCTGTATTCTTTGGAGTGACAGCCAGACAGGCCTTGATACAGACCTATATCTATGTTACTTTGGGTTGAAAATTTatgacaagtccctgtggtcatcCCCCATCCTTCCTTAGACTTCCACTAACCGGAAGGTTTCAAATGTTTAATTGGCTTTTTAGAATTGCTATGGGTCCACAGTTGAAAAAGGCCGATATTTCAGAAACCTTCGAATTAAGCACTTCCCTTCATTGAATTCAATGAATCAAAATCACTTACTCTCTATTTTGAGGTAACATCATATTCCTATCAGAATAGATTGCCTTCTGAAACTCGGCGATAGCTCGCCACGATCCCCCGGGCCTGTCAAGTCTTTCCATCACGGAATTTTGGATGTGTCGTCTGCTTCATACAGCGCCACCATGTGTCTGAAATATAtagtagttacctcccttgacaagcaaaaattaaaactttaaataGTTTAACAAAAATCTTATTaagaatgaaaacaaatttaatattacatgtatgtaatattatcGCGTTAATCAGGAAACTTcaattttgacaggttttaaagtcaaaatgtggAGGAAAAAttcaggcagccattttgttgcgTCATGTACATTTCGTGACGTAACGTCATTTTCATTATTATGACGTCCCAATCGATTCCTGACTGGCACAGCAAATAAAAAACGTCACAAAACAGACGAATTCATTGGATAACAGGCCGATTTTATGTATGCGGAAGAAGTGCACGGAGAAACAATTTATGGCATTTAGAACATTACCTCGACTATAACTAAATGACTTTACATCCAGAAAACATGCTGGATTCTATCCTACGTCACTACTGAATCGCAAAGAATGCATAAAAGGTTTACATTCAAACTTCTGGACGAAGTTCATGAAGACTTAAGTTCTTAAATATACAGCCAAGCTATTTATGATAAAACCAGAAAGAATCATTTCACTTTGATATTTTCCAGTCAGGACTTTCGGTTATCCTGTCAAAATGTACGATTAATCGGAACATAAAGTGACGTCATTAATACAAATTATGACAACGTTCCTATTCACCTTTATGTTTGGTGGAAcctgtaaccatggaaacacGACACAGTTTCTGAAAAAAGGGGCTACTGCATTAAATTATTATAGTGAGCCGGAAGTGACAACGCAGAAAACCGtgaaaactatatatataatatgatagtCTGCAACAACAAAGTCGAACCCTCTTCCTTGCATGTATTAACCTAAATGCAGCTGGGATATATCGATTGTTAATTTTCTATTGTCTTTGTAAATACTTTCTTATATCACTCCCACTGTCCTTGGATAACATTTTCCAATGAACGATACATCTCAAAACATATGCATCCGATATGCTTTTAATTTCTACAGCAGGTATGACATTTACAACGGATATGAAGGACACAGCTTCACAGGCAACCGTTGTTTTGGACCAGCCGCTGGTATGTTTGTGTCGTTAACTAAATGTCGATATAGGAAGTCATGTCAAGACAGCTCAATAACCGTGTTTACATTTTTGAGTTTTCTTTCTTGCTTTACGTAAATTCTTGATCGATTTTAAAGACTAACAACCActtgtgatttatatatatatatggggacaTTTAACAAATTCACCACTGGAATTACCACCAAGGCACTGGCTGATCTTGTCTGTGATtagctgttatatatatatattctaatttcTAATAAGACGGATCAATTCAAATGCTCCGTACTTGTTTTCAAATAAGTATGAATGCGTACCGGTTGTATCACTGCTATTCGTTATATGTACGTTAATAATGAAATGGTGCTTTAAGCTAAAACAATTCTGATCAAATACCCGTGTGAATATTTTCTAAGACTAAAACTAAAAACGCCGTCCgatatattatcattttgtcTTTCTATCCTAATGCtaatttaaaacaagaggcccagagggcctatATCGCTCACATAGTTTATTTgagaaaacatcaaaatattgttcCATTtgctaatagctttatttgttcatatatcattatgttgtggggatctcaactgcttcatatataacccagaaacGAAGTCAAGACTCAACAtaattgtatttaaagaaactacaagtcccttggggtggggaaagacccatGGGCCTATTTTTatatcaggattgtgttcatctcttgataTGCCCAGCAaggctatatatggttatggggtgggtatcCTGAGGATGGTACCACTgacatatcaatgtcatacaatgcatagttccagagaagaagtcattaatatcaatattgccataTGGACCCCTTTCGGCCTCACCCCTAAGGTCCCCAGAAGGTCAGctcccaacatttgtacaattttgaatctctacccaATAAGGATGCTACCAAATAAAAGCGATGTACATAactcagtttcagagaagtcctatatatatctttagccaaattgaccccttttagACCCAAtcctcagccccctgggggtcagctggACCATTTCTAGTTGTTTGTATCCCTACTCgctagggatgctaccagtcaaatatgattgATATTCATCACTTACTTCCagacaaataattatttatagtAATTCAgtcaaattgaccctttttggccccgtccctcagccCCAGGGGagtcagcctcaccatttgtacaatttttgatccccaccccataatgatgctaccagtcaaattttgtttaattctgatCAGCGTTTataagaagaagtcaattgttgatggacggacggacggacgacggacgtaggacgccacggtatggtataagctcaccttggtccttcggaccaggtgagctaaaatggAACAAACTGCTAAAGAGAACAAAAACAATCCACTTTGACCTGACTTTGAGAGCCAATCCCCATATGACATTTTCAGTTCACTCTCGCTGTAGGTGTCCAAAATAGACACTCCACCCCATAACACCATGAAACAGGTCCCCATACGACACCGGCTATTAGTATCTCCATGATTCAGGCCCCTATGgccctggatgttggtgtccctcttgccactcgtcctcatatgactatgcatgatggtggacttgtctcCTTGAAACCCGTCCCTATAAGACCATGGCTGTTAGTGTCACCATGACACAGGCCCTATATAACCCTCGTTGTTAGTGGTCCCGTTAGACACCCGACTTCCGTCTCCTCATGGCTCTGTCTATTGGTATCATGACTGCTGCATACAATACACTTAAGAGCTCATTTTAAAGTACTTTCTATAAATTTACCCCCTTTAAGGCTAAACAATCAGTGACTAAGTTACATAACGTCATGCACATTTAAATTACGGCAGggagtatttatttatttcgaCCAGGAAGTCCTTgaagatattttgtatattgcaAGATATACATGATAGAGGAGGTAGTTAAAGGATATTTCATATCTTATTTTATGCGCAATGTTTACAAGTGATTCAACttatattgatcaacattttggtatttcattttaaaacaactGACATTTTGTTAACTCAGACTTCGTTAGTGTTTCAAAATACAAGGATACTAAATTATCATTTCTCtaattacatgtgttatataccaaatatatatactttttaatactataataaagaaggaatGATTCCGCACAACGACAGTTCGctcggtattcagaggtgttcggtcTTCAGAatgttcggttttcggaagttgcactgaatatatatatatatatatattcatgtatattaaaaaaaaaaaaaaaaaaaaatacgtgaGTGAAATTCACCACGTCCCAAATATCAAcctgatcattaatattttcatacttCAGATATAAAATTTGGTTAACCATTTAGGGCATTAATGCATTTAAATCTGCATGCCACGTCTAAGTAACATGGTTTCAAATATACGCATGCTTGACGTTCATTGAAAATCCCGCATTGTTATTGTATTAAGGGACTTGCATCTCAACACCCAGATTTTGACCTTTTTTCGACCTACTGTAATCTATCTCATTCTTGCGTGCATTTAATTTTCGCGTATTTTGCGGGCGATCAAAAttcacaacaacaaaaaaaatcaatggcAGAGTAGGCCAATGAAAGCGTCGTTAGGCATGAACACGAAACAAAGTCGCAGTGAAAGTAAGTTGGTTTATAGTATTTTAAGTACTTGGTTACCTCCATCACATTTAAGGTATCAACACTGCGGCCCTtagcaccactgacgagtcctaataGGACGAAACAGCCGTATGATGTAGTTTATATCATTAGTTGTGTCCAATTCTCAATTGAAATGTGTGTCTTTATGTAAATATCTgaaaacatttttcattatttgatacatttttgatacactatacattttgtatttctaaaAATACTACTTTCATGGTCGTTACCACGATACTATTTGGAATATAAATTGGGAATGCGTCTTTGAGCGATCATCCCAATACAAGTGGCAGATGTTTCAGTACAGGATGGTATCAGTCAGAATCAATGTTTTGATTAAGTCCAAAtcttaataaacaagaaatctgaaagatatatcaatatctCGATGCATGACACTTTTGATAAGGCCAAAACATGACAACAGTTCCTTAAAATTGCCAACGAACTGGTGACGTTTAAAGTATTATTCAATATGGCGGCgatgacggccatcttggagataaaaaaattgaaacagGAGgaaattatatagatattataaagATAAGAACACTTTGTCGCATCCCATCCTTAACGTCCATACCAAATTTCAGCTTAAGGACACCAGTTTAACTTGAGCAGAAAATTTAagtgtgtttttcaaaatgacgACTATGGCGGCCAGTTTATAAATATTAAGACTTGCTTAAAAAAGAACATTTGGTAAGCAAAATATCACGATCATAAGTGTATGTTTCAGATCGATCCCACTGGTGAAACATGAAAAGAAGAATGAAATCTGAAAAGTTTACGtacggcggacggcggacggacCATGGTGGCTATATAGGTCATCATGACCCTAAAAAGATTCATTATGTAACACATCTCAAATTATTATGTGAACACAAATGGGGGAACtgtataacttgtttttttatatcgACCAGGAAGTTTTTGAAGAGGTTTGCTAAGAATTTAACGAGCCCTTGACAATTGCCATGACATGAATGAAAGTACAAATGTCAGTGCACCAGTAAAGATTTACAATATGCCGATATACTTAAGCATGATTGTGCCGGTGATGTCAAATTGCCACCTTTATTCGAAATAAAGACAATAGCCTGTTTGTAACTCAAAAGCTGGTATAACCCTACTACACAATGTATCTCAAATAAGAAGATTTCTGGAAATAATTACTattctatttttcatttttgttgttgctCAAATTACGAAATGATTGCTCAAggattttttaaacattttatcacaATAGGTGGATGCTATTCAACTCCCAAGAAATCAATTAATCTTTCCAACTAGTGGATAAATATACATGTGGAATAAAAAgtaaatgcgttttgattggctgacatGGTGAACTTTGACCGTAACTACTTTTTAACTTGTGGTTGTAAATAACGAACTCGAATAAAAGAAATAGTATATGACACtagtataaactttatttcaataTCACATAAACATGGCAAAAGTGATAAGCTATTATTTGCCATGTAACATAGAAGCATAATACCAATTGTAACAATCTCATGCAGGAGCTGAACTTCTATCGTCGTCTTTTAGAACACACTTAAAGAAATGCATAGTTTTGTAGTTTGCTAAAAATAACCCACTTTACCAAATTAAGTCGAAAaggaaatttatttttaaatggcAACTAGATTGTCACAGAAAGTAAATATTGCTTGCTTTTTCACTTGCTAAATAAAGGGTTGGTAAAGCATCATGATGACGCCACAAAGTAAATTCCTTGCCGGATGTCGAAAGGGGCGATTGAAGGTGTTTTCCCCTTTGTCTTCTCTTCAGGAAtgaatagaggatatctaacagtgccTTATATTTCACGagggggctaatattttgatgtttttcacGAGTAcgtagcacgagtgaaaaatatcaaaatgtttctgtttattacattctATAGCAAAATCTACCGGGTGCAGCTTTAAAGTTCTCCCGTTGTCGGTTGTAAgtagtgttttgattggtcaaatcagaaaagctagtgaaaaatattactgttttagaatgaataatttttcgatgtttcataggtaaaatgtaataaagtctATGATATCCCACTGCATGGAGAGTATGAGGCCACCAATAGTGTCACCTCCGCAgtattttggatttttttctgttttcttctTAAGAGGACATTGAAGGGGTTCACAACTGATATTTTGTCCCAGTTGTAACAACTACAAAATTAAGTTATTCTTACGTTTCCTACCTGATCTTTCTTAACTTTATGATAAAATGTTGATGTCGTCATGACGCCTCTCCTTATAAATATGTCTCTGTCTGTTGTGGGGACGTTAAGATCCGCACAAACAATTGCAATATGAACTTTCATGCTAGAATAGACATAAGAATGTCTATGGCGATTGgatatctatttttttctcGGACTAGGTTTTCGagataacatttaaaaaatctaCTTTAACCAGAGCACCCTGGTGATAAATCTACACTGAATGTTcttaatttttcaaataattgaataataaggggaatatatatatcaattttcgCAGTAATGTGTACATTGGTATCCTATCCCGGATGCTATCcttatattttgttaattatatatattactgtgccTGCCTAATAATATACATTGTGACATAAACCTGAGGGATTAACAACAAAAGACAGTAATATTACCAATCCGGGACGCCTTGtcatattatcattataatgttatccctatatatttgtattttgttcttatttttCTATCTTTGTGTCAATTAAGTTAGAAGTTGTTTAATGTCGGCATTATCCACTGAAAGTTGATCAAATAACAATTACTagcacttatatatatacataaagcaCATTCGCTATTTTCTTGCATACTTAATAAACATACTCGAATTTTTAACAGACGGATaactaaaattgatattttacctgatatGAAAGCttgtatattttttcattaattttctgTCCAAACCAGACGTGCATCATAGACTTATTTTAAGGGAAATATATTTGTTGACAATTGGATGCAATTTTCTGTATAGCAAAATGACAAGTGGACATTCACGCCATTAGTTAATCTTGTTAAACTCGTGGAATAGTTACGTATATGTCctaaaaaaatcaattgatcCCACTTAGAATATTTTTATTGCCACCAAAACTGTAAATCAGAACGTGTACTTTcaagtgttttataaatactCAAACTTTAATCTCTAATTCTTCCTGGATAAATAGTATAAAAAGAGGTATTCTGTTGTATTTGAAACAAGTCAGGAGAAGAAGAAAGGTAAGTTGTTTGTATTTCCGCGATGCCGTTTAATGTTAAATTCGAGTGAAGGTCATTTGAGGAATACCAGTATAGGACTTTTCCTGGAGACAGATTATAGAAACGGCAATCTTATTTGATAAAACTTATTCATTCATAGATCGCTACCTGTTCATGGATAAATTCTATATAAGATAATACTAAATCACCGTACTACTATGAatattttgcatattaatcATACTAATAGATAATTCCATTGGCTTGATCTAGGTTGACCACCATGCTCCAGTTGATGGTTTTGGCCGTGGGTTTCTTGGCCGGATTGGCCCAAGCAACGCCAGTAGATGACGGCAATACTACTGTGGTGAGTTTCTCTACTAAATCTTTTTAACAACAAAACTACGAAGTTGGTGACggaaaattcacaatttttgaaCGTTTCGTTTTGTACTTTATATTTCTATCTTCGGCGGGAATCTCTAACCAAGAGTTACACTACGCTAAGCTCCATTTGAAATCGAGCTTAGCCTACGTAGTGTAACCCTTAGTTAGCGAAGatgatatatttcatacatatCGATACTTTTATCATTGAATTATCTTATTCTGATATTGGTACTGACCAGTATACCGTGGTCTCAGTTATATGATTTCTATAGCATATCAAGGTAAGAAAAGAGAAACATACCTAATCCTGAACGCCAACGGAGAAATGAAAATTCAGAGaatcgttttttgtttttgttttttccaaaaaccaaaatattttgcgtaaatttcatcaaatgacattcaataaaaacaaaagtgtaTAAACGATATTCATTTTTTTcgtaaacaatatttttacaatgCTATATAATTCCCCgcattaaaatgataaacattcTCTCAAAAGAAATCCACAAAAAGATTATTATGTCTAAgtgatttatttgtttgtgtagATCCTATCTTTGGACATCAGTACAGCGGAGGGAGATACTTATTCAGTTAACGTTGAGTCGGAGGGAGACGAAGGGAAGGACGTCGTTCATTCAACCATGAACGGGAATGATTCCCAGACAGTGGTCACGGATCATAACTTGGTGAGTACAATATACGGGAAAGTCAGCTCGACAGAGAGATGTAGGTCTCAATCACGCATTGATCAATAATCTCGACATACCATTGGTCTTCATATGTCACGTGATGTTAGTAAAACATCAGTGTTATCTTACATACAAAAGACACACTCGATATTACTACCTATCGATATACATTTAGAGCTTAATATAAACAGTAGACACGATACAGAAGTAGCTGCATCTTACTCTGAAATATTTCTCATCAgtaatatcatactgacaacggtGACCCAGttgttataacttatataaTATCTGATGATTTTGCTGAATTAAAATCACATTTATTGATTTGATTATGAGTTAACGTCTTCTATTACGATATTTTCAACAGTTACACTGAGAAGCAAGAGTTGAAAGAAGTCCATTGGGATGCTATATGCTCGACATCATGATcttatttgaaatattctatttccttatgcgatatgaagtcagacgtgtttaATATTTGCtgatatgcctagtggttcGGTTGTCACCACCCTTACCTTTAAAACTGTGACTTATCCCGGCTTTACCTTGGTTTGTATTATGGGAGTGTCCGATGAGGCAGAAGACGTTTACCTTCCCGGATCACCTGGTCTTAATtcttttgtactttttcaggAGTTTACACGATTTtgtgtttaaattatattttcactattATGTCGGtactttttgtttttctaaGAATTCTTTCATATCTATCTTAAAACATTTGCATTGTTATTCTTTTCTAAATCAATGTTCCGAAAATATTTCAGCTTAGCCTTTATTAGACAATAAAATCTCCCAACCCAACATCGTGTGCTTGTTGAAAGAGAAAAGATTATATTACTATTCtagtatacattttttttcccaaGAATATACGTGTGGTGATTCCCGATTCGGAAAGCGAAGATTGTCACTTCTTGGAACTTGCCgaagaagaaaaaacagaaCAGACACTAGAGGAGGAGGATGCAGAAAGTGTAGAAACGGTAAGGACATTTTTGTTATGTTGATATATGCATTCTTCTTTATGTATTAAAGGTAATTTATGAAAAAACAGGTCAATTCATCCTCAAAATAGCTtttttattgtggtagaaacaagtCACAAaaactcgtggttgttgtatatggtattccTTTCACTTTCGGTAGTTACTTttccaaagttacaaaaacaatCGTTAAACCTCGTGAATTTGTAACTGTTGAAAAATAGCTCACTCCAGTGAAAGATACAccatataaaataataactcattgtgtaacctctgtTTATACTAGGGAGACATTCAGCTTGAagggtttttttgttgtttttttttctctccacGCAGGGTGTATTTTGTAGACAATGGTCATCTTAGTGAtcttttgaatatatattcCTTATGATGGAAACCTACCGATGGAATATAATGTATGTCTGAATGTATGAACACagttacaatatacatgtatcttaaatAACGGAATAGGGTTACTATAATCGTACATATCTTTCAGCGGTAATATCATTTGAGCGCTTTTCGCACTGACAGTATTCCGCTTAATTCCGATGGCGCTCATTGTAGTTTCAGTGAACTATTTTCTAAGGCAACTATAGTCCATGCGCAAATTCATTATTGCGCTAATGAGTTTAAATTGTGTTATCCACTTAAATGTTGGTGCGCCAAAATCAGCATGAAACCTATCTTATGTCGTTAGGCGAATTTCCAGTAAGGCATCAAAATTTATTTCGGTAATAATCTTGCCAAACGCATATCTAAAATATTTCACTTTGAAATACCTTGAATTAATATTTATCTGCATTATTGATATGGAGATAGCACATCAGGTGATTGAATTACAAACATTCAATAAGTAACAGTTTGCTGAATTATAAAACTGTGTTGATAGAGgttaacatttcattttgtatcattgaatacataatatataatttaagctcatcattaatgaaaatacgcataacaaaacaaacactgatcatacatttaaaataaagtacTCGGATAGCAAGACTAGGTGTTTCGGAAGAATATGCGTCTCTGTTTCTTTCATTACATTCAGCATAAAAAAGCTTGTCAAATTCAGGCAATGTCATTTTTCTAGAGATAATTTGGAGACGGAATAGTCACACCTAGATTATGGTCAACTATATCATGAAACCAACTTGTTACACAGTATAATTTATCATTGTCTGATGAATGGAATATATTCCTATATTTAGTCCGAGGGATCTGCGGTGATGGAAAATGCCAACTCCACAGACGAGAAGGCGTGTTTATATGACGATGACGAACCTGTTATGACAGATGAAGTGAAGACTACTGTGGAGTCCTGGTGTGGCGCCCGTAAGATACGTCATTTGACCCGGAAGGCCGAGTGTCAGGATGTCCCCCAGGACGGAAGTCAACAAGGTAAAGAAAGTCCAACGATATTGGAATTAGTACCAATGGGATATATAGGCATGGAGTGCGTGCAATGTTCTTTGGTTTCATTTCCTcttaataaaaacatcaattaataTCTTTCGGGAAAAAACGAGTTTACATTGCGAATCCTTTTCCATGTAACGTTGATATGTTCACAGTTCGGAAATCTTATCCCTTTATATAGAATCGGGATTAATTAAGTCTGGGAAAGAAATCGCTTATATCCATGTCTATATTTTGAATTgatattttctgtttcatttttcGAAAAAATAGCTGAGGACTTAGAAGAGACCGAATCAGGAACGCTCGTCCGCAGAAAGAGGTCTTGGTTTTGGGGAAGATGCCCCTATC from the Pecten maximus chromosome 4, xPecMax1.1, whole genome shotgun sequence genome contains:
- the LOC117326135 gene encoding uncharacterized protein LOC117326135 isoform X1, producing the protein MNGNDSQTVVTDHNLNIRVVIPDSESEDCHFLELAEEEKTEQTLEEEDAESVETSEGSAVMENANSTDEKACLYDDDEPVMTDEVKTTVESWCGARKIRHLTRKAECQDVPQDGSQQAEDLEETESGTLVRRKRSWFWGRCPYRCLLCL
- the LOC117326135 gene encoding uncharacterized protein LOC117326135 isoform X2; translation: MNGNDSQTVVTDHNLNIRVVIPDSESEDCHFLELAEEEKTEQTLEEEDAESVETGSAVMENANSTDEKACLYDDDEPVMTDEVKTTVESWCGARKIRHLTRKAECQDVPQDGSQQAEDLEETESGTLVRRKRSWFWGRCPYRCLLCL